TGGGGAGGACTCTGGGCGGGAGGGTGAAGGGCCACCGCCGCTGAGCATTACCGACAAACGGATGCTGGGCTGGTTCTACGCGAATCTGGGCCCGCATTGGCACAAGATCGTGCTTGGCGTCCTGACCATGACCGGCGCGACCTGGGCAGGTCTGTACCAGCCGAAGCTGCTGCGCGACATCTTCGACAAGGTCATCGGGCAGGGCCAGACCAACCTGCTGTATCCCCTGGCAGCCGCCCTGATGATGTGGACCATCCTCGGCGGCGTGCTCGGCGCTGCCCGGATGACCGTGATGCACCTGCTGGGGCAGCGGTTCATGTACACGCTGCGGATGCAGTGCTACCGCCACATGATGACGCTGGACATCGCCTACTTCGAGAACCAGCGCACCGGCGACATCATGTCCCGCATCAGCAATGATGTGGGGACCGTCGAAGACATGGTGGTCCACGGCACCGACAACCTGATCAGCAACGCGCTGCGGATCATCGGTGTCGTCGCCTTCATGTTCTGGATGAACTGGCGGATGGCCGTGGTCGCCCTGGTTCCGCTGCCCATCTTTCTGGTCAGCATGATCGTCTTCGGTCGGGTGATTCGCCCCGTCTTCCGGCGCATCCGCGAAGAGCTGGGCGACATCAACGTCAAGCTGCAGGAGCGCATCTCGGGCATCCAGGTCATCAAGGCCTTCGCCCGCGAGGACGCGGAGGCCGAGTTCTTCGACGTCTCCGCCAAAGAGTACTGGAAGGTCAACGCCAGGAGCATCTGGATGTGGAGCACCTTCTTCCCGGCCGTCGGCCTGATCACCTCAGCCGGCAGCGTGGTCATGACCTGGTACGGCGCTCGACTGGCTACCGGCGGCAACGCCCTGGCGACCGCCGGTGACGTGGTCGCCTTCCTGCTGTACCTGCAGCAGTTCTACCAGCCCATCAGCACCCTGGTGCAGACCTACAACACGATGAACCGGGCGCTGGCCTCGATGGCACGGATCTTCGAGTTGCTGGATGAGAAACCCGAAGTGGCCGAGAAGGAAGGCGCCGTCGAGCTGGAACAGGTGGAAGGTCGCGTCGACATTGAGCACGTGCGCTTCCGCTACACGACCGGCGAGGTCGTGCTCCACGATGTCTCGGTGTCGGCGGCACCGGGTGAGACTGTCGCGATCGTGGGCCGCAGCGGCGCGGGCAAGACCACCTTGGTCAACCTCATCCCCCGCTTCTATGACCCCTTCGAGGGCCGGGTGCTGGTCGACGGCCATGACGTGCGAG
The sequence above is a segment of the Armatimonadia bacterium genome. Coding sequences within it:
- a CDS encoding ABC transporter ATP-binding protein, producing MNMGQPMRGGRGHGRGEDSGREGEGPPPLSITDKRMLGWFYANLGPHWHKIVLGVLTMTGATWAGLYQPKLLRDIFDKVIGQGQTNLLYPLAAALMMWTILGGVLGAARMTVMHLLGQRFMYTLRMQCYRHMMTLDIAYFENQRTGDIMSRISNDVGTVEDMVVHGTDNLISNALRIIGVVAFMFWMNWRMAVVALVPLPIFLVSMIVFGRVIRPVFRRIREELGDINVKLQERISGIQVIKAFAREDAEAEFFDVSAKEYWKVNARSIWMWSTFFPAVGLITSAGSVVMTWYGARLATGGNALATAGDVVAFLLYLQQFYQPISTLVQTYNTMNRALASMARIFELLDEKPEVAEKEGAVELEQVEGRVDIEHVRFRYTTGEVVLHDVSVSAAPGETVAIVGRSGAGKTTLVNLIPRFYDPFEGRVLVDGHDVREVTKQSLRRNLAMVLQETFLFNATIRENILYARPDATEEELVEAAKAAYAHDFIVELEKGYDTMCGERGVRLSGGQKQRLSIARALLANPRILILDEATSLVDTEAEQIIQKALANLMHGRTTFVIAHRLSTIRKADKIVVIDDGQVVEQDRHEVLIENQGLYAEMYNRQFQFEEDWGIPSGVGNAGGMGMGGPRDPGSGG